In a single window of the Saccharothrix australiensis genome:
- a CDS encoding NAD(P)-dependent oxidoreductase — translation MSADNSARVSVLGLGAMGTALAAALVDAGHTTAVWNRTAGKAEPLVARGATAVDTVAEALEADVVIACLLDAASVREVLDPVADRLAGRTLVNVTTTSPDQSRELAAWAAGLGAAYLDGGIMAVPAMIGRPGSSILYSGSRAVFEQHRSLLDLWGESAYFGEDAGLASLYDLALLSGMYIMFAGFAHGAAMVAPAGVTAGEFAQRSAAWLSAMTGQLAGLAEVVDGGDYTVEGQQSLEFSSLDDLIAAAKAQGISTEPIDMVQNLIQRQIDAGHGKEGFARIIESIKHPA, via the coding sequence CCCGCGTGAGCGTCCTCGGGCTGGGCGCGATGGGCACCGCGCTGGCGGCCGCCCTGGTCGACGCCGGGCACACCACCGCGGTCTGGAACCGGACCGCGGGCAAGGCCGAGCCGCTCGTCGCCCGCGGCGCGACCGCCGTCGACACCGTGGCGGAGGCGCTGGAGGCGGACGTCGTGATCGCGTGCCTGCTCGACGCGGCCTCGGTGCGCGAGGTGCTCGACCCGGTGGCCGACCGGCTCGCCGGCCGCACGCTGGTCAACGTGACCACCACCTCGCCCGACCAGTCGAGGGAACTCGCCGCCTGGGCGGCCGGCCTCGGCGCGGCCTACCTCGACGGCGGCATCATGGCCGTGCCCGCGATGATCGGGCGGCCCGGCTCGTCGATCCTCTACAGCGGGTCGCGCGCGGTGTTCGAGCAGCACCGGTCCCTGCTGGACCTGTGGGGCGAGAGCGCGTACTTCGGCGAGGACGCCGGGCTGGCGTCGCTGTACGACCTGGCCCTGCTGTCCGGCATGTACATCATGTTCGCCGGGTTCGCGCACGGCGCGGCGATGGTCGCGCCCGCCGGGGTGACGGCCGGGGAGTTCGCCCAGCGGTCCGCGGCCTGGCTGTCCGCGATGACCGGTCAGCTCGCCGGGCTCGCCGAGGTCGTCGACGGCGGCGACTACACCGTCGAGGGGCAGCAGAGCCTGGAGTTCTCCAGCCTGGACGACCTCATCGCCGCCGCCAAGGCGCAGGGCATCAGCACCGAGCCGATCGACATGGTGCAGAACCTCATCCAGCGCCAGATCGACGCGGGGCACG